One part of the Desulfonema ishimotonii genome encodes these proteins:
- a CDS encoding tetratricopeptide repeat protein: MKTAKDYYNEGVKLWKSGQFKEALAAFDRAIGLDENFAVPWNGKGYALYYLGRYEEALAAFDRAIRLDENLAHPWNGKGIALYYLGRYEEALAAFDRAIRLDENLAHPWNGKGSALRSLGRYEEALAAYDRAIGLDENDAALWHGKGNALYSLGRYEEALAAYDRAIGLDENDAALWHGKGNALYSLGRYEEALAAYDRAIGLDENLANPWHGKGNALSDLGRYEEALAAYDRAIGLDENLALPWYGKGSALHSLGRYEEALAAFERAIDLNENDALPWNGKGSALSDLGRYEEALAAFDRAIGLDENSALPWNGKGNALNSLGRYEEALAAFDRAIGLDENFAAPWHGKGNALSSLGRYEEALAAYDEAIGLDENLAAPWYGKAKLYDDLDDARLAHPCLTRTYRLSDEPTFFKFSFSLIGKYFSPLFIHRISREHPRLMTALGWLQTAGGPLRQCLPLLQFIRFIRKYPGFPNEIERLKFLGLIRYYLGDPLEAEELFNKVDDEDESDLMGQYYLIASMNASEENTEGALQFAVDHAGGLLTAESEPDAAQWYYAGHIFRIKGNYGAASTAFERAFKADEDFLSALYMRMFCQHRLNRREERNRLVKQILGKENLLIKENRRGFLGRIMPESVDLNSSGWHMPFVKYARWAEISEALNLLYDLLQNHEDKCGSLPPEISFVNDMEGCGVPDALQVWMQNEKFRAELENRKAEISKYELKELRTELKMVFPFFPLSPEKIAETDTELVIAKMIEDEGEKITGKTEAFHKLLTYCHFTDCLSAREFTFLSYFTIYKDQQHKKSGIKGYAAKFLEEISKTSFAAIVAVPVFGVSGLLTASVGFIGVYSSFSVFYEFLKTAFKGDFKDHLTYPQFKTNFLEFIQKHPGETPETFRDE; this comes from the coding sequence ATGAAGACGGCGAAAGATTATTATAATGAAGGAGTGAAATTATGGAAGTCAGGACAATTTAAGGAAGCGCTTGCGGCCTTTGACAGGGCCATCGGGCTGGATGAAAATTTTGCCGTCCCCTGGAACGGCAAAGGCTATGCGCTTTATTATTTAGGCCGTTATGAGGAAGCGCTTGCGGCCTTTGACAGGGCCATCAGGCTGGATGAAAATCTTGCCCACCCGTGGAACGGCAAAGGCATTGCGCTTTATTATTTAGGCCGTTATGAGGAAGCGCTTGCGGCCTTTGACAGGGCCATCAGGCTGGATGAAAATCTTGCCCACCCGTGGAACGGCAAAGGCAGTGCGCTTCGTTCTTTAGGCCGTTATGAGGAAGCGCTTGCGGCATATGACAGGGCCATCGGGCTGGATGAAAATGATGCCGCCCTGTGGCACGGCAAAGGCAATGCGCTTTATTCTTTAGGCCGTTATGAGGAAGCGCTTGCGGCATATGACAGGGCCATCGGGCTGGATGAAAATGATGCCGCCCTGTGGCACGGCAAAGGCAATGCGCTTTATTCTTTAGGCCGTTATGAGGAAGCGCTTGCGGCATATGACAGGGCCATCGGGCTGGATGAAAATCTTGCCAACCCGTGGCACGGCAAAGGCAATGCACTTTCTGATTTAGGCCGTTATGAGGAAGCGCTTGCGGCATATGACAGGGCCATCGGGCTGGATGAAAATCTTGCCCTCCCGTGGTACGGCAAAGGCAGTGCGCTTCATTCCTTAGGCCGTTATGAGGAAGCGCTTGCGGCCTTTGAAAGAGCCATTGATCTGAATGAAAATGATGCCCTCCCGTGGAACGGCAAAGGCAGTGCGCTTTCTGATTTGGGCCGTTATGAGGAAGCGCTTGCGGCCTTTGACAGGGCCATCGGGCTGGATGAAAATTCTGCCCTCCCGTGGAACGGCAAAGGCAATGCGCTTAATTCTTTAGGCCGTTATGAGGAAGCGCTTGCGGCCTTTGACAGGGCCATTGGGCTGGATGAAAATTTTGCCGCCCCGTGGCACGGCAAAGGCAATGCGCTCAGTTCTTTAGGCCGTTATGAGGAAGCGCTTGCGGCATATGACGAAGCCATCGGGCTGGATGAGAATCTTGCCGCCCCGTGGTACGGCAAAGCCAAGCTTTACGATGATCTGGATGACGCCCGGCTGGCCCACCCCTGCCTGACCCGTACATACAGACTTTCCGATGAACCCACCTTCTTCAAATTCAGCTTCAGCTTAATCGGAAAATATTTCTCCCCCCTGTTCATCCACCGCATTTCCCGTGAACATCCCCGCCTGATGACCGCTTTGGGCTGGCTTCAGACAGCAGGCGGCCCGTTGCGGCAATGCCTTCCCCTCTTGCAATTCATTCGTTTCATCAGAAAATATCCCGGCTTCCCCAATGAAATCGAACGGCTGAAATTCCTCGGCCTGATCCGCTACTATCTGGGCGATCCCCTTGAAGCCGAAGAACTTTTCAACAAAGTGGATGACGAGGACGAAAGCGACCTCATGGGCCAGTATTACCTGATTGCGTCCATGAACGCCTCCGAAGAAAACACCGAAGGCGCATTGCAATTTGCCGTTGACCATGCGGGCGGGCTGTTGACAGCCGAATCCGAACCGGACGCGGCGCAGTGGTATTACGCAGGCCATATTTTCCGCATCAAAGGCAATTACGGGGCAGCCAGCACCGCCTTTGAACGCGCCTTCAAAGCGGACGAAGATTTTCTGTCCGCGCTCTACATGCGAATGTTCTGCCAGCACAGGCTGAACCGGCGTGAAGAACGGAACCGGCTGGTAAAGCAGATTCTTGGCAAGGAAAACCTGCTGATAAAAGAAAACCGGCGCGGCTTCCTGGGCCGGATCATGCCGGAGAGCGTTGACCTGAATTCCTCCGGCTGGCACATGCCGTTTGTCAAATACGCACGATGGGCCGAGATCTCCGAAGCCCTGAACCTGCTGTATGACCTTCTCCAAAACCATGAGGACAAATGCGGATCGCTTCCGCCGGAAATCAGCTTTGTGAATGATATGGAGGGCTGCGGCGTCCCGGACGCGCTTCAGGTGTGGATGCAAAACGAAAAATTCCGGGCGGAACTGGAAAACCGGAAGGCGGAAATCAGCAAATATGAACTGAAAGAGCTGCGGACAGAGCTGAAAATGGTGTTTCCGTTCTTCCCGCTTTCACCGGAAAAAATAGCGGAAACAGACACGGAACTTGTGATTGCCAAAATGATTGAAGACGAAGGCGAAAAAATCACCGGCAAAACCGAAGCGTTTCACAAACTGCTCACATACTGCCATTTCACGGATTGTCTTTCCGCACGGGAATTCACGTTTCTATCTTACTTCACCATTTATAAAGATCAGCAGCACAAAAAGAGCGGCATCAAAGGGTATGCGGCAAAATTTTTAGAGGAAATTTCAAAAACATCGTTTGCCGCCATTGTCGCGGTTCCGGTGTTCGGCGTTTCCGGCCTCCTTACAGCCTCCGTCGGATTTATCGGTGTTTACAGCTCGTTTTCCGTATTTTATGAGTTTCTGAAAACCGCGTTCAAAGGAGATTTCAAAGACCATCTCACCTATCCCCAGTTCAAAACCAATTTCCTGGAATTCATTCAGAAACACCCCGGAGAGACGCCGGAAACATTCAGGGATGAATAA